A genomic window from Anoplolepis gracilipes chromosome 6, ASM4749672v1, whole genome shotgun sequence includes:
- the Kaz gene encoding E3 ubiquitin-protein transferase MAEA has product MSDVKSLEHPTLKVPYELLNKKFRSAQKTLDREVSHVQAVSNELEKSLKTDGSYVASGEISKLLGGVVARLQVLKRKAQESIAEELQAGMVCKRRLDHLKEHANTSPSAVNQWRRQRLDRMLVEYFLRKGYYKTATKLADSNELRDLTNIDVFMVSREVEKSLANHETARCIGWCHDNRSKLRKLGSTMEFNLRVQEFIELVRTDRRLDAVKHARKYFSNYDDYQLQEIQCCMGQLAFPAHACLSPYKDLLDEKRWDKLIETFRQENYRLFQLASQSVFTVALQAGLSALKTPQCYSANKEGRNPSCPICNEALNELAAPLPFAHCSQSRLVCSISGKPLNEHNQPMMMPNGYVYGEQALEKMAQENNGTVICPKTKEVFPYKKIEKVFVM; this is encoded by the exons ATGTCAGACGTGAAGAGCCTTGAGCATCCTACATTGAAG gtCCCATATGAGCTTCTGAACAAAAAATTCCGCTCTGCCCAGAAGACTCTTGACAGAGAAGTGTCACATGTTCAAGCAGTATCTAATGAACTTGAGAAAAGTCTCAAAACCGACGGATCTTATGTAGCAAGCGGAGAAATCAGTAAATTACTTGGTGGTGTTGTTGCCAGGCTTCAAGTTTTAAAGCGTAAAGCTCAAGAATCCATAGCGGAGGAATTACAGGCAGGCATGGTTTGCAAAAGAAGATTGGATCATTTAAAGGAACACGCTAATACTTCTCCAAGTGCTGTGAATCAGTGGAGACGACAGAGATTAGACAGAATGCTAGTAGAATATTTTCTCCGCAAAGGATATTATAAAACGGCGACTAAATTGGCAGACAGTAACGAGCTCAGAGATTTGACAAATATCg atGTGTTTATGGTATCGAGAGAAGTGGAGAAATCTCTGGCCAATCACGAAACTGCAAGATGTATTGGTTGGTGTCATGACAATCGTTCGAAATTAAGAAAACTGGGTAGCACAATGGAGTTTAATTTGCGCGTACAGGAATTTATCGAATTGGTGCGTACTGACAGACGGTTAGACGCGGTAAAACACGCTCGAAAGTACTTCTCCAACTACGACGACTATCAGCTGCAAGAAATTCAGTGCTGTATGGGGCAATTAGCATTTCCAGCCCATGCATGTTTAAGCCCCTATAAAGATCTATTAGATGAAAAAAG ATGGGACAAGCTGATTGAAACATTTCGTCAAGAAAACTACAGGTTATTTCAATTGGCGAGCCAGAGCGTATTTACAGTAGCTTTGCAGGCCGGCTTGTCAGCCCTCAAAACTCCTCAGTGTTACAGTGCAAATAAGGAAGGCCGAAATCCTAGTTGTCCAATCTGCAACGAAGCGTTAAATGAATTGGCCGCTCCACTACCTTTCGCTCATTGCTCACAATCACGGCTTGTTTGTAGCATAAGCGGAAAACCACTAAATGAACATAATCAGCCGATGATGATGCCTAATGGATATGTATATGGTGAACAA GCACTAGAAAAAATGGCTCAGGAAAACAACGGTACGGTAATTTGTCCAAAAACCAA